Proteins encoded within one genomic window of bacterium:
- a CDS encoding NYN domain-containing protein codes for MLKAGIFLDMDNLMRNGGWGLRYDVIKALVAAQETTVLRANAYMAYDADRESREGGLQQAKELYRNAIRRNGFHLVLKEVKRYRDSDGQEVLKANADLDLAVDTLLQSDNLDYILLGTGDGDFLRLVRALQSRGKRVDLLSFANTSTDLRREVDNHWNGFLIPGLLPVDDNGGEDRLRGHMHFVNEERGFGFLTIRTGLGTSDVRDDIFCHITDVSRDGDPVDRASFVALRMRSAILEFELGEGSDGRLKAVNVREFRWERDNNRIVAPPTMLRADVRSARKEGA; via the coding sequence ATGCTGAAGGCCGGCATTTTCCTTGACATGGACAACCTCATGCGAAACGGGGGCTGGGGGCTCAGATATGACGTCATCAAAGCCTTAGTGGCGGCTCAGGAAACCACTGTGCTCCGCGCGAACGCCTACATGGCCTATGACGCCGACCGCGAATCACGTGAGGGCGGGTTGCAGCAAGCCAAGGAACTCTACCGAAATGCAATCAGACGGAACGGGTTTCATCTCGTTCTAAAGGAGGTAAAGCGTTACCGCGACAGCGATGGGCAGGAAGTGCTGAAGGCTAACGCGGATCTTGACCTCGCGGTAGACACGCTATTGCAGTCGGACAACCTCGACTACATCCTGCTGGGTACCGGCGACGGGGACTTCCTGCGTCTAGTCCGTGCGTTACAAAGTCGCGGCAAACGCGTTGACCTGCTGTCTTTCGCAAATACGAGTACGGACTTGCGGCGCGAGGTCGACAACCATTGGAACGGATTTCTGATCCCGGGCCTCCTGCCGGTCGACGATAATGGCGGAGAAGATCGCTTGCGCGGACATATGCATTTCGTAAACGAGGAACGCGGTTTCGGCTTTTTGACAATACGTACGGGTCTTGGCACCTCCGACGTGCGGGACGACATTTTTTGCCACATAACCGATGTCTCACGAGACGGAGATCCAGTAGATCGCGCAAGCTTCGTCGCCTTGCGCATGCGGAGCGCGATACTCGAGTTTGAGCTGGGTGAGGGATCCGATGGTCGTTTGAAAGCGGTCAACGTCCGCGAATTTCGCTGGGAGCGCGACAACAACCGGATCGTCGCGCCGCCGACCATGTTGAGGGCGGATGTTCGTTCTGCGCGGAAAGAGGGGGCTTGA
- a CDS encoding helix-turn-helix domain-containing protein, which yields MADRLLNVNEAAAMLGLKRSTLYQWAYERRIAHVKIGGALRFRLSAIEKLIAKSEVPALRAATEPSEN from the coding sequence ATGGCCGACCGCCTCTTGAACGTCAACGAGGCCGCCGCCATGCTCGGCCTCAAGCGCTCAACGCTCTACCAGTGGGCCTACGAGCGCCGGATCGCGCACGTGAAGATCGGCGGCGCCCTGCGGTTCCGCTTGAGCGCGATCGAAAAGCTGATCGCCAAATCCGAGGTGCCGGCGCTCAGGGCCGCCACAGAGCCTTCCGAGAACTGA